A DNA window from Clavibacter sepedonicus contains the following coding sequences:
- a CDS encoding SGNH/GDSL hydrolase family protein encodes MSPPIRLLHQTVRPFVAAGLRGGLPTPLTATVPTDAPVGVVPGPDPDRVLALGGIGGSGVGLRTHAEGVAAQSAKALAAITGRGVEWRTVPLADQHLTATQEAVRQITELHRYDVVLVMPGVADALELARLTPWVHRLEDLLDHLVEQTADNSMVLVSDVPQVSQYVEAGAFVRGLFRDHAMYLSERKAEVCARFPQVTSVKLPDAGPVDFEGGEFRYASMYRRWGEHVGRVIADLQAERGGA; translated from the coding sequence ATGTCACCGCCGATCCGCCTCCTGCACCAGACGGTGCGCCCCTTCGTGGCGGCCGGCCTGCGCGGCGGGCTCCCCACCCCGCTGACCGCGACCGTGCCCACGGACGCGCCCGTCGGCGTGGTGCCGGGGCCGGATCCCGATCGCGTCCTCGCGCTCGGCGGCATCGGCGGATCCGGCGTGGGCCTCCGCACGCACGCGGAGGGCGTCGCGGCGCAGTCCGCGAAGGCGCTCGCCGCGATCACGGGCCGCGGCGTCGAGTGGCGCACCGTCCCGCTCGCCGACCAGCACCTCACCGCCACGCAGGAGGCCGTGCGGCAGATCACCGAGCTGCACCGCTACGACGTCGTGCTCGTGATGCCCGGGGTCGCCGACGCGCTCGAGCTCGCGCGCCTCACGCCGTGGGTCCACCGCCTCGAGGACCTGCTCGACCACCTCGTGGAGCAGACCGCGGACAACTCGATGGTGCTCGTCTCGGACGTGCCCCAGGTATCGCAGTACGTGGAGGCCGGCGCGTTCGTGCGGGGCCTCTTCCGGGATCACGCGATGTACCTCTCCGAGCGCAAGGCCGAGGTGTGCGCGCGCTTCCCGCAGGTCACGTCGGTCAAGCTGCCGGACGCCGGCCCCGTCGACTTCGAGGGCGGCGAGTTCCGCTACGCGTCCATGTACCGCCGCTGGGGCGAGCACGTGGGCCGCGTCATCGCCGACCTGCAGGCGGAGCGCGGCGGGGCCTGA
- a CDS encoding prenyltransferase, which produces MSDVRARPGAAEMLRTVALSSRPLSWVNTAFPFAAAYLTVTRELDLTAVLGTLYFLIPYNLAMYGINDVFDYESDMRNPRKGGVEGAVLARAMHRPVLLAVLVTNVPFLVYLVIVGSAASIAVLAVSVFAVIAYSLKGLRFKERPVLDSLTSSTHFTSPAVYGIVLAGGAFTPALWAILAAFFLWGVASHAFGAVQDIVADREGGISSIATVLGGAVTVRIAVLAYAAAGVAMLFTGLPGIIAAVLVIPYILSTAPFWSIRDEDAGAANRGWRRFLGLNFLSGFVVTMLLIAYWLTTA; this is translated from the coding sequence ATGAGTGACGTGCGCGCGCGGCCGGGTGCCGCGGAGATGCTGCGCACCGTCGCGCTCTCGTCGCGCCCGCTCTCCTGGGTGAACACGGCCTTCCCGTTCGCGGCCGCGTACCTCACGGTCACGCGCGAGCTCGACCTCACGGCCGTCCTCGGCACCCTCTACTTCCTCATCCCGTACAACCTCGCGATGTACGGCATCAACGACGTCTTCGACTATGAGTCCGACATGCGGAACCCGCGGAAGGGCGGTGTCGAGGGCGCGGTGCTCGCGCGCGCGATGCACCGGCCGGTGCTGCTCGCGGTGCTCGTCACGAACGTGCCGTTCCTCGTCTACCTCGTGATCGTGGGATCCGCGGCGAGCATCGCCGTGCTCGCGGTGAGCGTCTTCGCGGTGATCGCGTACTCGCTGAAGGGCCTCCGCTTCAAGGAGCGGCCCGTGCTCGACTCGCTCACCTCGAGCACGCACTTCACGTCGCCCGCCGTCTACGGGATCGTGCTCGCGGGCGGGGCGTTCACGCCCGCGCTGTGGGCGATCCTCGCGGCGTTCTTCCTGTGGGGGGTCGCGTCGCACGCGTTCGGCGCGGTGCAGGACATCGTCGCCGACCGCGAGGGCGGCATCTCCTCCATCGCGACCGTGCTCGGCGGGGCCGTGACCGTTCGGATCGCCGTGCTCGCCTACGCCGCGGCCGGCGTGGCGATGCTGTTCACGGGTCTGCCGGGGATCATCGCGGCCGTGCTCGTGATCCCGTACATCCTCAGCACCGCGCCGTTCTGGTCGATCCGCGACGAGGACGCGGGAGCCGCCAACCGCGGCTGGCGCCGCTTCCTCGGCCTCAACTTCCTCTCCGGCTTCGTGGTGACGATGCTCCTCATCGCGTACTGGCTCACGACCGCCTGA
- the idi gene encoding isopentenyl-diphosphate Delta-isomerase: MPQHTELVVLLDDDGETIGTAPKATVHTRDTALHLAFSCHVFDAEGRILVTRRAIGKLTWPGVWTNSFCGHPAPDEDMLEAVHRRAEQELGLTLESVELVLPDFRYRATDAAGVVENEICPVFRAVAATPVDPRPEEVGEYQWVDPEQLIPAVAHTPWAFSPWLTLQLPLLYPEHAAHAGLADAAAVPAA; encoded by the coding sequence ATGCCACAGCACACCGAGCTCGTCGTCCTCTTGGACGACGACGGCGAGACCATCGGGACGGCGCCCAAGGCGACGGTCCACACCCGCGACACCGCGCTGCACCTCGCGTTCTCGTGCCACGTGTTCGACGCGGAGGGGCGGATCCTCGTCACCCGCCGCGCCATCGGCAAGCTCACCTGGCCCGGCGTCTGGACCAACTCGTTCTGCGGACACCCCGCGCCCGACGAGGACATGCTCGAGGCCGTCCACCGCCGCGCCGAGCAGGAGCTCGGCCTCACCCTCGAGTCCGTCGAGCTGGTGCTGCCCGACTTCCGCTACCGCGCGACCGACGCGGCGGGCGTCGTCGAGAACGAGATCTGCCCGGTGTTCCGCGCGGTCGCGGCCACGCCGGTGGATCCGCGGCCCGAGGAGGTCGGCGAGTACCAGTGGGTGGATCCCGAGCAGCTCATCCCGGCGGTCGCCCACACGCCGTGGGCCTTCAGCCCGTGGCTCACGCTCCAGCTGCCGCTGCTGTACCCGGAGCACGCGGCGCACGCCGGGCTCGCGGACGCGGCGGCGGTGCCGGCCGCCTGA
- a CDS encoding lycopene cyclase domain-containing protein translates to MRLVYLVLLLGALGCMMLVDRRWRLFFWRDRTAAAGTLLIGVAFFLLWDIAGISQGIFFRGETPFMTGILVGPELPLEEVFFLTLLCYLTMNLVNGFSRLADHHVGRARERANR, encoded by the coding sequence ATGAGGCTCGTCTACCTGGTGCTGCTGCTCGGCGCGCTCGGCTGCATGATGCTCGTCGACCGGCGCTGGCGCTTGTTCTTCTGGCGCGACCGCACGGCGGCGGCGGGCACGCTCCTCATCGGCGTCGCGTTCTTCCTGCTGTGGGACATCGCGGGCATCTCGCAGGGCATCTTCTTCCGCGGCGAGACGCCGTTCATGACGGGGATCCTCGTCGGCCCGGAGCTGCCGCTCGAGGAGGTCTTCTTCCTCACCCTGCTCTGCTACCTCACGATGAACCTCGTCAACGGGTTCAGCCGCCTCGCCGACCACCACGTCGGCCGGGCGAGGGAGCGCGCGAACCGATGA
- a CDS encoding lycopene cyclase domain-containing protein, with product MSYLVLDLLFLIPVAVVGFLFRRLLLREANAVPYGSSRFDYPEYYWYRRMPVAILLVMTLIFDNIMIKVGLVGYDEDKLVGLILGYAPIEDFAYAIAALVLLPAVWYLLRRRRSVSGIEAHE from the coding sequence ATGAGCTACCTGGTGCTCGACCTGCTGTTCCTGATCCCCGTCGCGGTCGTCGGGTTCCTGTTCCGCCGCCTGCTGCTGCGCGAGGCGAACGCGGTGCCGTACGGATCCAGCCGCTTCGACTACCCCGAGTACTACTGGTACCGGCGGATGCCCGTCGCGATCCTGCTCGTGATGACCCTGATCTTCGACAACATCATGATCAAGGTCGGCCTCGTCGGCTACGACGAGGACAAGCTGGTGGGCCTGATCCTCGGCTACGCGCCCATCGAGGACTTCGCCTACGCCATCGCCGCCCTCGTGCTGCTGCCCGCCGTCTGGTACCTGCTGCGCCGCCGCCGCAGCGTGTCCGGCATCGAAGCGCATGAGTGA
- a CDS encoding polyprenyl synthetase family protein — protein sequence MDATNLAAVSTSRQVHVNGVLDAFFARSLVRAEVMGDEYVKLWRTLESNTAGGKRFRPRMVMAAYDGLGGQDVQAAAHVGAAFEMLHTALIVHDDVIDRDFTRRGGPNVSGAYRDIATTQGLPQPLAEHRGMSAAVIAGDLALVNAYRLIDASGVRDLTRSHLMEILDDAVFASAAGELIDVEFSLTADVPSVDEILRMERLKTAVYSFEAPLQAGAVLAGARPEVVAALGDFDRDIGIAYQVVDDVLGVFGDEQETGKTNLGDLREGKRTVLIAHAVRSSEWGEISALVGKDDLSRGEAALVRSVLESSGARAYAEGVARDLAVAAVARLDDPVVPEALRRELAPVAESVLGRIR from the coding sequence GTGGACGCCACCAACCTCGCTGCCGTCTCCACATCGAGGCAGGTCCATGTGAACGGCGTGCTGGACGCGTTCTTCGCCCGCTCGCTCGTGCGCGCCGAGGTCATGGGCGACGAGTACGTGAAGCTGTGGCGCACGCTCGAGTCGAACACGGCAGGCGGAAAGCGCTTCCGTCCGCGCATGGTCATGGCCGCGTACGACGGCCTGGGCGGCCAGGACGTGCAGGCCGCGGCCCACGTCGGCGCCGCGTTCGAGATGCTCCACACCGCGCTCATCGTCCACGACGACGTCATCGACCGGGACTTCACCCGGCGCGGCGGCCCCAACGTCTCGGGCGCCTACCGCGACATCGCCACCACGCAGGGCCTGCCCCAGCCGCTCGCCGAGCACCGCGGCATGTCCGCCGCCGTGATCGCGGGGGATCTGGCCCTCGTCAACGCCTACCGCCTGATCGACGCGAGCGGCGTGCGCGACCTCACGCGGTCGCACCTGATGGAGATCCTCGACGACGCCGTGTTCGCGTCGGCCGCGGGCGAGCTCATCGACGTCGAGTTCTCGCTCACCGCGGACGTGCCGAGCGTCGACGAGATCCTCCGCATGGAGCGCCTCAAGACCGCCGTCTACTCGTTCGAGGCGCCGCTGCAGGCCGGCGCCGTGCTCGCGGGCGCGCGGCCCGAGGTGGTCGCGGCGCTCGGCGACTTCGACCGCGACATCGGCATCGCGTACCAGGTGGTGGACGACGTGCTCGGCGTCTTCGGCGACGAGCAGGAGACCGGCAAGACCAACCTCGGCGACCTCCGCGAGGGCAAGCGCACGGTGCTCATCGCGCACGCCGTCCGCTCGTCGGAGTGGGGCGAGATCAGCGCGCTCGTCGGCAAGGACGACCTCTCCCGCGGCGAGGCGGCGCTCGTCCGCTCGGTGCTGGAGAGCTCGGGAGCGCGGGCCTACGCCGAGGGCGTGGCGCGGGATCTCGCGGTCGCCGCCGTCGCGCGCCTCGACGACCCGGTCGTGCCGGAGGCGCTCCGCCGGGAGCTCGCGCCCGTCGCGGAGTCCGTGCTCGGGCGCATCCGATGA
- a CDS encoding IS30-like element ISCmi3 family transposase, which translates to MSRRVAASRVGVHERTAQDWDRGWMKRGSVRIHADGRRIEYNTGMATVTGPRLPAVDAVLHPRFLTVIERETIADLRRQDLSLRAIGRVLGRPASTIKRELDARTVAGTYQPHAAHRAWAASRSRPKRAKLAQDGPLRDYVARKLMLRWSPEQISRLLVREFPGEESMRVSTETIYQAIYVQARGGLRREVADALRTGRTRRRPRTRPEHRTQRFVDPMVMIADRPAEIEDRAVPGHWEGDLIVGTSSQSAIVTLVERTTRYVMLGHLPGGHTAEEVRDVLVPLISTLPAHLRGSLTWDQGAEMASHRQISIQAGIPVYFCDPHSPWQRGSNENTNGLLRQYFPKGTDLAAHTSADLEHVAQQLNGRPRKTLDWDTPAERMRALLTTI; encoded by the coding sequence ATGTCCCGGCGGGTAGCCGCGTCGCGGGTCGGTGTGCATGAGCGCACTGCGCAGGACTGGGACCGCGGCTGGATGAAGCGGGGCAGTGTTCGGATTCATGCTGATGGTCGGCGGATCGAGTACAACACCGGGATGGCTACGGTCACGGGACCGCGTCTGCCCGCTGTCGACGCTGTTCTGCATCCGCGGTTCCTGACCGTGATCGAGCGGGAGACGATCGCGGATCTGCGCCGTCAGGACCTGTCGCTGCGCGCGATCGGGCGGGTTCTGGGTCGGCCGGCATCGACGATCAAACGCGAGCTCGATGCCCGCACGGTCGCGGGGACCTACCAGCCCCACGCGGCGCACCGGGCCTGGGCAGCGAGCCGCTCTCGTCCGAAGCGGGCGAAGCTCGCTCAGGACGGGCCGCTGCGGGACTACGTCGCACGCAAGCTGATGCTGCGCTGGTCACCGGAGCAGATCTCCCGCCTGCTGGTTCGGGAGTTCCCGGGCGAGGAGAGTATGCGGGTGAGCACGGAGACGATCTACCAAGCGATCTACGTCCAGGCCCGCGGCGGACTGCGCCGCGAAGTCGCCGACGCGTTACGCACCGGCCGCACCCGCCGCAGACCCCGCACCCGCCCAGAGCATCGCACTCAACGGTTCGTGGACCCGATGGTCATGATCGCTGACCGGCCCGCGGAGATCGAGGACCGGGCAGTCCCTGGGCATTGGGAGGGTGATCTGATCGTCGGCACGAGCTCACAGTCCGCGATCGTGACTCTGGTCGAACGCACCACCCGCTACGTCATGCTCGGCCATCTCCCCGGCGGGCATACCGCCGAGGAAGTCCGTGACGTGCTCGTGCCCTTGATCAGCACCCTGCCTGCACACCTACGTGGATCGTTGACCTGGGACCAGGGCGCTGAGATGGCGAGCCACCGCCAGATCAGCATCCAGGCCGGAATCCCGGTCTATTTCTGCGATCCGCACTCACCCTGGCAACGCGGCAGCAACGAGAACACCAACGGACTCCTGCGCCAGTACTTCCCTAAGGGCACCGATCTCGCCGCCCATACCTCCGCCGACCTCGAACATGTCGCTCAGCAGCTCAACGGCCGACCACGCAAAACGCTCGACTGGGACACCCCAGCCGAGCGAATGCGTGCTCTACTGACAACCATCTAA
- a CDS encoding glycoside hydrolase family 13 protein gives MTPPSPTAPSPAARDDISTHPDSTPQHGTGSEWWRTAVIYQIYPRSFADSDGDGIGDLPGITERLPALRELGVDAVWLSPFYLSPQNDAGYDVADYCDVDPLFGTLDDFDRLQRRAHELGLRVIVDIVPNHTSSAHRWFQEAIATPVGSEERARYMLRDGKGADGELPPNNWESIFGGPAWTRLTEPDGTPGQWYLHLFDSSQPDLDWTNPWVRERFREILRFWLDRGVDGFRVDVAHGMVKAPGLPDYTPPEGQGSMGGAGGVDDQPAPPPPYFAQEGVHEIYREWREIFDSYEGDRAMVAEAWVEPLAKLADWVRPDEMHQAFNFSYLETPWDAAALRRTIDASLATFSSVGAPSTWVLSNHDVVRHASRLALSGENPQGVGIGPESTVTVDEELGLRRARAASALMLALPGSAYIYQGEELGLPEDTRLPDSARQDPTFHRTAGERYGRDGCRVPIPWEAGKPSYGFSDGDASWLPQPDDWDRFARDTEQADPASTLSLYTEALLLRREHGLALGALEWIAAEGDDVIAFESAGVTVIANLGESAVPLPEGRVLLASRPLDGDAVPSDTTVWLIRE, from the coding sequence ATGACTCCGCCCTCCCCCACAGCCCCCTCCCCGGCTGCCCGGGACGACATCTCGACCCACCCCGACAGCACCCCGCAGCACGGCACCGGATCCGAGTGGTGGCGCACCGCCGTCATCTACCAGATCTACCCGCGCTCGTTCGCCGACTCCGACGGCGACGGCATCGGCGACCTCCCCGGGATCACCGAGCGGCTCCCCGCGCTCCGCGAGCTCGGCGTCGACGCCGTCTGGCTCTCCCCCTTCTACCTCTCCCCGCAGAACGACGCGGGCTACGACGTCGCCGACTACTGCGACGTGGATCCGCTGTTCGGCACCCTCGACGACTTCGACCGGCTGCAGCGCCGCGCGCACGAGCTGGGCCTCCGGGTCATCGTCGACATCGTCCCGAACCACACCTCCTCCGCGCACCGCTGGTTCCAGGAGGCGATCGCCACGCCCGTCGGCAGCGAGGAGCGCGCCCGCTACATGCTCCGCGACGGGAAGGGCGCAGACGGCGAGCTGCCCCCGAACAACTGGGAGTCGATCTTCGGCGGCCCCGCGTGGACCCGCCTCACCGAGCCCGACGGCACGCCCGGCCAGTGGTACCTGCACCTGTTCGACTCGTCGCAGCCCGACCTCGACTGGACGAACCCGTGGGTGCGCGAGCGCTTCCGCGAGATCCTCCGATTCTGGCTCGACCGGGGCGTCGACGGCTTCCGCGTGGACGTCGCGCACGGCATGGTCAAGGCGCCCGGCCTCCCCGACTACACGCCGCCCGAGGGCCAGGGCAGCATGGGCGGCGCCGGCGGCGTGGACGACCAGCCCGCTCCCCCGCCGCCGTACTTCGCGCAGGAGGGCGTGCACGAGATCTACCGTGAGTGGCGCGAGATCTTCGACTCCTACGAAGGCGACCGCGCGATGGTCGCCGAGGCGTGGGTCGAGCCGCTCGCGAAGCTCGCCGACTGGGTGCGCCCCGATGAGATGCACCAGGCCTTCAACTTCAGCTACCTCGAGACGCCGTGGGACGCCGCCGCGCTCCGCCGGACGATCGACGCGTCGCTCGCGACGTTCTCCTCCGTGGGCGCGCCGAGCACGTGGGTGCTCTCCAACCACGACGTGGTGCGACACGCCAGCCGGCTCGCGCTCTCGGGCGAGAACCCGCAGGGCGTGGGCATCGGGCCGGAGTCGACCGTGACCGTCGACGAGGAGCTGGGCCTCCGCCGCGCCCGCGCCGCGAGCGCGCTCATGCTGGCGCTCCCCGGCAGCGCCTACATCTACCAGGGCGAGGAGCTCGGGCTGCCCGAGGACACCCGGCTGCCGGACTCCGCGCGCCAGGATCCGACGTTCCACCGCACCGCGGGCGAGCGCTACGGGCGCGACGGCTGCCGGGTGCCGATCCCGTGGGAGGCCGGGAAGCCGTCGTACGGCTTCAGCGACGGCGACGCCAGCTGGCTGCCGCAGCCCGACGACTGGGACCGCTTCGCGCGCGACACCGAGCAGGCGGATCCCGCGTCCACCCTCTCCCTCTACACGGAGGCGCTGCTGCTGCGTCGCGAGCACGGCCTCGCGCTGGGCGCGCTGGAGTGGATCGCGGCGGAGGGCGACGACGTGATCGCGTTCGAGAGCGCGGGCGTCACCGTGATCGCGAACCTCGGCGAGTCCGCCGTTCCGCTGCCCGAGGGCCGCGTGCTGCTCGCGAGCCGGCCGCTCGACGGCGACGCCGTGCCGTCGGACACGACCGTGTGGCTGATCCGCGAGTAG
- a CDS encoding IS481-like element IS1121 family transposase, translating to MSHGNARLTVHGRVLLVRRVVEDRRPVAHVARELGVSRQCAHRWVNRFRAEGLRGLTDRSSRPRSVPRRTSPERERAVLEARAQLRAGPARLAPVTGVPSRTISRILRRHGAPPLAWLDPVTGAVIRASRSTAHRYEHEHPGDLIHVDVKKLGRIPDGGGWRVHGRSEQVRGRGIGFDYVHAAVDDHTRLAYAEIHPDEKGATAAGFLTRAAAYFAGRGITRIERVITDNAFAYRHSTAFKNAVQDLGARQKFIRPHCPWQNGKVERFNRTLATEWAYRQPFTSNQHRADALDPFIEHYNTERIHSSHGLTPAARVSPTS from the coding sequence ATGTCCCACGGTAATGCTCGTCTGACGGTTCACGGGAGGGTTCTCCTCGTGCGGCGGGTGGTGGAGGATCGTCGGCCGGTCGCGCACGTCGCGCGGGAGCTGGGGGTGTCGCGGCAGTGCGCGCATCGATGGGTGAACCGGTTCCGTGCCGAGGGGCTGCGAGGGCTGACGGATCGGTCATCGCGGCCCCGGTCAGTACCGAGGCGAACGAGCCCGGAGCGGGAACGGGCCGTGCTGGAAGCGCGGGCCCAGTTGCGGGCGGGTCCTGCGCGGCTGGCGCCGGTGACAGGTGTTCCATCCCGTACGATCTCCCGCATCCTGCGCCGGCACGGGGCGCCGCCGTTGGCATGGTTGGACCCCGTCACCGGGGCCGTGATCCGGGCATCCCGGTCAACGGCGCACCGGTATGAGCACGAGCATCCGGGTGATCTGATCCACGTGGACGTGAAGAAGCTCGGGAGGATCCCGGACGGAGGCGGCTGGCGGGTCCACGGGCGCAGCGAGCAGGTCCGCGGCCGCGGGATCGGGTTCGATTACGTCCATGCCGCGGTCGATGACCACACCCGTCTCGCCTACGCGGAGATCCATCCCGATGAGAAAGGCGCGACCGCGGCCGGGTTCCTGACCCGCGCAGCGGCGTACTTCGCCGGGCGCGGGATCACCCGGATCGAGCGGGTCATCACGGACAACGCGTTCGCCTACCGGCACTCGACCGCGTTCAAGAACGCCGTCCAGGACCTGGGCGCGCGGCAGAAGTTCATCCGCCCGCACTGCCCCTGGCAGAACGGCAAGGTCGAGCGCTTCAACCGGACCCTCGCGACCGAGTGGGCCTACCGGCAACCCTTCACCAGCAACCAACACCGCGCCGACGCGCTTGACCCCTTCATCGAGCACTACAACACTGAACGAATCCACTCAAGCCACGGGCTCACGCCCGCGGCCCGAGTGTCACCAACGTCATGA
- the crtI gene encoding phytoene desaturase family protein, giving the protein MTRRLPGRRPAAPQAPTGLEKYDRVAQETASVVIRRYSTSFGLASRLLGPDVRQHIENVYALVRVADEIVDGAAAGAGVDPAHVEALLDALEQETEDAMLRGYSTNLVVHAFAITARRAGFGAELTAPFFASMRMDLRRMEHTPASFTEYVYGSAEVVGLMCLRAFLVGHATTRPERIRFEEGAKRLGAAFQKVNFLRDLAADHGALGRSYFPGVDVATFSEADKERILDDIDHDLRVSGAVIPDLPASSRRAVALAQGLFAELAVRLRDTPASELVRTRVRVPDPVKARIALAAASGAEPSGVDGRLVRRSRGPRAHAARPTPAARPAPTDPGPSESAPTDPEQQESAMTAPTAIVIGGGIAGLASASLLARDGYRVTLVEGRDEVGGRAGSWEKDGFRFDLGPSWYLMPEVFDHFFQLMGTSAAEQLDLVRLPGYRVLFEGDPDPIDIRDSREANLDLFESVEPGSRPAMARYLDSAKDVYEVAKKRFLYTTFSDYRPLLKRDVVTRTGTLAKLLLTPLETHVARYVKDRRLRQILGYPAVFLGSSPKLAPSMYHLMSHLDLEDGVLYPQGGLITVIDAIEGVARAEGVEIRTGAPVSRILTEPTKAGKARARGVQITTDAGTETLEADVVVSTADLHHTETELIPEAFRTYPQSYWDKATVGPGAVLVYLGVKGGLPELHHHTLLFTEDWDENFSRIFPPKGGSTSVPDPASIYVCKPSATDSSVSPDGYENVFILVPIPADPTIGRGGIDGAGDARVEEIADRAIQQISDWAGIPDLAERIVLRRTSGPGDFAADLHSWKGTILGPAHTLTQSAMFRAGNTSKKVDGLHYAGGSTIPGIGLPMCLISAEILVKRLRGDTSTGPGAVPLVRTVGRPVA; this is encoded by the coding sequence ATGACGCGTCGCCTGCCCGGCCGCCGGCCCGCCGCCCCCCAGGCGCCCACGGGGCTCGAGAAGTACGACCGCGTGGCGCAGGAGACGGCCTCCGTCGTGATCCGCCGCTACTCCACCTCCTTCGGGCTCGCGTCCCGCCTCCTCGGCCCCGACGTCCGCCAGCACATCGAGAACGTGTACGCGCTCGTGCGCGTGGCCGACGAGATCGTCGACGGCGCGGCGGCTGGCGCGGGCGTGGATCCCGCGCACGTCGAGGCCCTGCTCGACGCGCTGGAGCAGGAGACCGAGGACGCCATGCTCCGCGGCTACAGCACCAACCTCGTCGTGCACGCCTTCGCCATCACCGCCCGCCGCGCGGGCTTCGGCGCCGAGCTCACCGCGCCGTTCTTCGCCTCCATGCGCATGGACCTGCGGCGGATGGAGCACACGCCCGCCTCCTTCACGGAGTACGTGTACGGATCCGCCGAGGTCGTCGGCCTCATGTGCCTGCGCGCGTTCCTGGTCGGCCACGCGACCACGCGCCCCGAACGCATCCGCTTCGAGGAGGGCGCCAAGCGCCTCGGCGCGGCGTTCCAGAAGGTCAACTTCCTCCGCGACCTGGCCGCCGACCACGGCGCGCTCGGCCGCAGCTACTTCCCCGGCGTCGACGTCGCGACCTTCTCGGAGGCCGACAAGGAGCGCATCCTCGACGACATCGACCACGACCTCCGCGTGTCGGGCGCCGTCATCCCCGACCTCCCCGCATCCAGCCGCCGCGCCGTCGCGCTCGCGCAGGGCCTGTTCGCGGAGCTCGCCGTGCGCCTCCGCGACACCCCCGCCTCGGAGCTCGTGCGCACGCGCGTGCGGGTGCCGGATCCCGTCAAGGCCCGCATCGCGCTCGCCGCCGCGTCGGGCGCGGAGCCGTCCGGCGTCGACGGGCGCCTCGTGCGCCGCTCCCGCGGACCCCGCGCGCACGCCGCCCGCCCCACCCCCGCGGCCCGTCCCGCCCCGACGGACCCCGGTCCGTCCGAGTCCGCCCCGACCGACCCCGAGCAGCAGGAGAGCGCCATGACCGCACCCACCGCCATCGTGATCGGCGGCGGGATCGCCGGCCTCGCCTCCGCCTCGCTCCTCGCCCGCGACGGATACCGCGTGACCCTCGTCGAGGGCCGCGATGAGGTCGGCGGCCGCGCCGGATCGTGGGAGAAGGACGGCTTCCGGTTCGACCTCGGTCCCAGCTGGTACCTCATGCCCGAGGTGTTCGACCACTTCTTCCAGCTGATGGGCACGAGCGCCGCCGAGCAGCTCGACCTCGTGCGCCTGCCCGGCTACCGCGTGCTCTTCGAGGGCGACCCGGATCCCATCGACATCCGCGACTCCCGCGAGGCGAACCTCGACCTGTTCGAGAGCGTCGAGCCCGGATCCCGCCCGGCGATGGCCCGCTACCTCGACTCGGCGAAGGACGTCTACGAGGTCGCGAAGAAGCGCTTCCTCTACACGACCTTCTCCGACTACCGGCCGCTGCTGAAGCGCGACGTCGTCACCCGCACGGGCACGCTCGCGAAGCTGCTGCTCACGCCACTCGAGACGCATGTCGCCCGGTACGTGAAGGACCGCCGCCTCCGCCAGATCCTCGGCTACCCGGCCGTGTTCCTCGGCTCGTCGCCGAAGCTCGCCCCGAGCATGTACCACCTGATGAGCCACCTCGACCTCGAGGACGGCGTGCTCTACCCGCAGGGCGGCCTCATCACGGTGATCGACGCGATCGAGGGGGTCGCGCGGGCCGAGGGCGTCGAGATCCGCACGGGCGCACCCGTCTCGCGGATCCTCACCGAGCCGACGAAGGCCGGGAAGGCGCGGGCGCGCGGGGTGCAGATCACCACCGACGCCGGCACCGAGACGCTCGAGGCCGACGTGGTCGTCTCCACCGCCGACCTGCACCACACCGAGACCGAGCTGATCCCGGAGGCGTTCCGCACCTACCCGCAGTCGTACTGGGACAAGGCCACCGTCGGCCCCGGCGCGGTGCTCGTCTACCTCGGCGTGAAGGGCGGCCTGCCCGAGCTGCACCACCACACGCTGCTGTTCACGGAGGACTGGGACGAGAACTTCTCCCGCATCTTCCCGCCGAAGGGCGGCTCGACGTCGGTGCCGGATCCCGCCAGCATCTACGTCTGCAAGCCCAGCGCCACCGACTCCTCGGTGTCGCCCGACGGCTACGAGAACGTCTTCATCCTCGTGCCGATCCCCGCCGACCCGACCATCGGCCGCGGCGGCATCGACGGCGCCGGGGACGCGCGCGTGGAGGAGATCGCCGACCGCGCCATCCAGCAGATCAGCGACTGGGCCGGCATCCCCGACCTCGCCGAGCGCATCGTCCTCCGCCGCACCTCGGGCCCCGGCGACTTCGCCGCCGACCTGCACTCGTGGAAGGGCACCATCCTCGGCCCCGCCCACACGCTCACCCAGTCGGCCATGTTCCGCGCGGGCAACACGAGCAAGAAGGTCGACGGGCTGCACTACGCCGGTGGATCCACCATCCCCGGCATCGGCCTGCCCATGTGCCTCATCAGCGCGGAGATCCTCGTGAAGCGCCTCCGCGGCGACACGTCGACCGGCCCCGGCGCCGTGCCGCTCGTGCGCACGGTCGGCCGCCCGGTGGCCTGA